In Zymoseptoria tritici IPO323 chromosome 7, whole genome shotgun sequence, a single genomic region encodes these proteins:
- the ERG12 gene encoding ERG12, mevalonate kinase (Mevalonate kinase, acts in the biosynthesis of isoprenoids and sterols, including ergosterol, from mevalonate), with protein sequence MATLDSANGTSATLAPAFIVSAPGKTIVYGEHAVVHGKAAIAAAISLRSYLLVTTLPSSSRTITLRFSDIGLDHTWDIADLPWKVFEQKRKGDNDLITALDPELVEAMQPHIEAVGKGEEEGEKKKIHQAAASAFLYLFLSLGSPSHPGTIYALRSTIPIGAGLGSSASVSVCIATALLIQSHTLSGPHPDQQSQEAEAQLQRINRWAFVGEMLIHGNPSGVDNTVATNGHAVLFQRTDPKSPPKVEILREFPELPLLLIDTCQAKSTAAEVAKVGALKKRHPAVVEGVLSSIDAITRSVYEKISEAGFDATEESGIAHLGELMEVNHALLASLGVSHPRLERLRTLVGGSGVGWTKLTGAGGGGCAITLLKPGVLAGKGGSGDALKELDVMLEEEGFVKYQTTLGGDGVGVLSPAVLRGKEIDLEGFLKAEGREGVEGLVGGEGGAEGEGWRYWRP encoded by the coding sequence ATGGCGACTTTAGACTCCGCCAATGGCACCTCCGCGACCCTCGCACCCGCCTTCATCGTCTCCGCTCCAGGCAAAACCATAGTCTATGGCGAACACGCCGTCGTACATGGAAAAGCCGCCATTGCCGCCGCCATCTCTCTCCGCTCATACCTCCTCGTCACCACACTACCCAGCTCCTCCCGCACAATCACTCTCCGCTTCAGCGATATCGGGTTAGATCACACCTGGGACATCGCAGATTTACCATGGAAAGTGTTCGAACAGAAGAGGAAAGGAGACAATGACTTGATTACTGCGTTGGACCCGGAGCTCGTAGAGGCCATGCAACCACATATCGAAGCTGTAGGGAAaggtgaggaagaaggcgaaaagaagaagatccACCAGGCTGCTGCATCAGCGTTTCTATACCTCTTCTTATCGCTGGGATCTCCTTCCCACCCAGGCACAATCTACGCCCTCCGCTCCACAATCCCCATCGGCGCCGGTCTCGGCTCCTCCGCCTCTGTATCCGTCTGCATCGCCACCGCCCTCCTCATTCAATCCCACACTCTCTCCGGTCCACATCCGGACCAACAGAGCCAAGAAGCGGAAGCACAACTCCAACGCATCAACCGCTGGGCCTTTGTCGGCGAAATGCTCATCCACGGCAACCCCTCCGGCGTCGACAACACCGTCGCCACAAACGGTCACGCAGTATTATTCCAACGCACAGATCCCAAGTCACCACCCAAAGTCGAAATCCTCCGCGAATTCCCCgagctccctctcctcctcatcgacacCTGCCAAGCGAAGTCCACGGCGGCGGAAGTGGCGAAAGTGGGCGCGTTGAAGAAACGACATCCCGCGGTCGTGGAGGGAGTTCTCTCTTCCATCGACGCGATCACGAGGAGTGTGTACGAGAAGATCTCGGAGGCGGGGTTTGACGCGACGGAGGAGAGCGGTATCGCACATTTGGGAGAGTTGATGGAGGTAAATCATGCATTATTGGCGAGTTTGGGAGTGAGTCATCCGAGGTTGGAGAGGTTGAGGACGCTGGTGGGTGGGAGTGGGGTTGGGTGGACGAAGTTGACGGGAGCCgggggtggaggatgtgCGATTACGTTGTTGAAGCCGGGCGTTTTGGCTGGGAAGGGTGGATCGGGCGATGCGCTGAAGGAATTGGACGTCAtgttggaagaggaggggTTCGTCAAATATCAGACTACACTGGGTGGAGACGGCGTGGGAGTCTTGTCTCCGGCTGTGTTGAGAGGGAAGGAGATTGATCTGGAGGGTTTTCTGAAGGCGGAGGGCAGGGAAGGCGTGGAGGGTCTCGTGGGTGGGGAGGGCGGAGCGGAAGGTGAGGGATGGAGGTATTGGAGACCGTGA